From a single Nematostella vectensis chromosome 3, jaNemVect1.1, whole genome shotgun sequence genomic region:
- the LOC5510041 gene encoding peroxisomal membrane protein 11C, with amino-acid sequence MEMASKLSKIMESYRGRDKVIRLLCYSGMLSGGLLSEVYKEDKLSRSLLIFAGRLAECRTMLRLFDDLSMFFHVKKYGLGLKDDLVLRVTKILSNTAIQIFYPVEHIAWARDNKIIHGDSARLYALSVYCWLVSLCLDALQSVWSLLQERNKYSQHKNGQPAKSKAKLIWYQSKRLELLISIVGSLADAVNAVHWSCPGFLWAGCLPKSAIGLFGTISSVCLMYNYLYPAKPSPHQKED; translated from the exons ATGGAAATGGCTTCTAAATTATCGAAGATTATGGAAAGTTACCGTGGGAGAGATAAAGTTATACGACTGCTGTGCTATTCTGGTATGCTATCTGGTGGGTTACTGAGCGAAGTTTACAAAGAAGACAAACTCAGTCGTAGCTTGTTGATCTTCGCTGGTCGCTTGGCTGAATGCAGGACTATGTTGAGATTATTCGACGATTTGTCCATGTTTTTTCACGTCAAGAAGTATGGACTGGGTTTAAAG GATGATTTAGTGTTGCGGGTCACAAAGATATTAAGTAACACAGCTATCCAGATTTTTTACCCAGTGGAGCACATAGCGTGGGCTCGTGACAACAAGATCATCCATGGTGACTCGGCAAGACTCTATGCATTGAGTGTTTATTGCTGGCTTGTCTCTCTCTGTCTGGATGCACTACAGTCTGTATGGTCACTACTACAAGAGAGAAATAAATATTCTCAACATAAAAATGGCCAGCCTGCAAAGAGTAAGGCCAAGCTTATTTGGTATCAGTCGAAACGGTTGGAACTGCTAATTTCAATAGTTGGTAGTCTTGCTGATGCAGTGAATGCTGTTCATTGGTCTTGCCCTGGGTTTCTATGGGCTGGATGCCTGCCGAAATCTGCCATTGGACTGTTTGGGACCATTTCATCAGTCTGTCTGATGTATAATTATCTTTATCCCGCCAAGCCAAGCCCACACCAAAAGGAAGACTGA